One Kineococcus aurantiacus genomic window carries:
- a CDS encoding carbohydrate ABC transporter permease — protein MSTKEKAAWYVGALVIVLYAIVPVVYIVSMSFKSEGALAEKTFFPTTATGANYSGIFAGNGSDLFLPALRNSIITCLIATFIAVVLAMFAAYAIARLDFPGKRLVLTSALAVAVFPVITMVTPLFNLWRQVGLYDTIPGLIIPYLALTLPISIWTMSAFFRGIPWDMEQAAQVDGATSWQAFRKVIVPLAAPGVFTTAIIAFFIAWNDFVFGISLTSTSRAQPVPAALSSFTGSSYFVQPTGAISAAAVIVTIPVVVLALVFQRRIVAGLTNGAVKG, from the coding sequence ATGTCCACCAAGGAGAAGGCCGCCTGGTACGTCGGGGCGCTCGTCATCGTCCTGTACGCGATCGTGCCGGTCGTCTACATCGTCTCGATGAGCTTCAAGTCCGAGGGGGCGCTGGCCGAGAAGACGTTCTTCCCGACCACCGCGACGGGGGCGAACTACTCGGGGATCTTCGCCGGGAACGGCTCGGACCTCTTCCTGCCCGCGCTGCGGAACTCCATCATCACCTGCCTCATCGCGACGTTCATCGCGGTGGTCCTGGCGATGTTCGCCGCGTACGCCATCGCCCGGCTGGACTTCCCGGGCAAGCGCCTGGTGCTCACCTCGGCCCTGGCCGTCGCGGTGTTCCCGGTGATCACCATGGTCACGCCGCTGTTCAACCTGTGGCGGCAGGTCGGCCTCTACGACACCATCCCCGGCCTGATCATCCCGTACCTGGCCCTGACGCTGCCGATCTCCATCTGGACGATGTCGGCGTTCTTCCGCGGCATCCCCTGGGACATGGAGCAGGCCGCGCAGGTCGACGGCGCCACGAGCTGGCAGGCGTTCCGCAAGGTCATCGTCCCGCTCGCCGCGCCCGGGGTGTTCACGACGGCGATCATCGCGTTCTTCATCGCCTGGAACGACTTCGTGTTCGGCATCTCGCTGACCTCGACGTCGCGGGCCCAGCCCGTGCCGGCGGCGCTGTCCAGCTTCACCGGGTCCAGCTACTTCGTCCAGCCGACGGGGGCGATCTCGGCGGCCGCCGTCATCGTCACGATCCCCGTCGTGGTCCTGGCGCTGGTGTTCCAGCGCCGCATCGTCGCAGGCCTCACCAACGGCGCCGTGAAGGGTTGA
- a CDS encoding DUF2470 domain-containing protein, giving the protein MRLTTAPTPAEWARTLAVGTVPGTLHLPRVPRPCAHHGEGTVHDGAGEVFAQAAPARRGRAATPRTEAFAVQHLTDAWGGLLLLLEDGSPVHRRLLELGDDARWNGVPVVLDVLDVPPGQAALPRARLCVTGWVESILPADQRRVAQTAAAVRPLGALLDVGTTRSVWRLEVADVRVTTATGVHLLEDEEFTAAAPDPLYDDEDGIVAHLETHHRDALVGWVLDALPAGQAHEAREVAVVGADRYGLDVLVTVGGGTTTLRAAFAAPVRDGRDVARALCGLFGCPCRGTGSTHASA; this is encoded by the coding sequence GTGCGACTGACCACCGCCCCCACGCCGGCCGAGTGGGCCCGCACGCTCGCCGTCGGCACCGTCCCCGGCACGCTGCACCTGCCCCGCGTGCCGCGGCCCTGCGCGCACCACGGCGAGGGGACCGTCCACGACGGGGCCGGGGAGGTCTTCGCCCAGGCGGCACCGGCGCGTCGCGGCCGGGCCGCCACCCCGCGCACGGAAGCCTTCGCCGTGCAGCACCTGACCGACGCCTGGGGCGGGTTGCTGCTCCTGCTGGAGGACGGGTCGCCGGTGCACCGCAGGCTCCTGGAGCTCGGGGACGACGCCCGCTGGAACGGGGTCCCCGTCGTCCTGGACGTCCTGGACGTCCCCCCGGGCCAGGCCGCCCTCCCCCGGGCCCGGCTGTGCGTGACGGGCTGGGTCGAGTCGATCCTGCCGGCCGACCAGCGCCGCGTCGCCCAGACCGCGGCCGCCGTCCGCCCGCTGGGCGCGCTGCTCGACGTCGGCACGACGCGGTCCGTGTGGCGCCTGGAGGTCGCCGACGTGCGCGTCACGACGGCCACCGGGGTGCACCTGCTGGAGGACGAGGAGTTCACCGCCGCCGCCCCGGACCCGCTCTACGACGACGAGGACGGCATCGTCGCCCACCTGGAGACGCACCACCGCGACGCCCTCGTCGGGTGGGTCCTGGACGCGCTGCCGGCCGGGCAGGCGCACGAGGCGCGGGAGGTGGCGGTCGTGGGCGCCGACCGGTACGGCCTCGACGTGCTGGTGACCGTCGGCGGCGGCACGACGACGCTGCGCGCCGCCTTCGCCGCCCCGGTCCGGGACGGGCGGGACGTCGCCCGCGCGCTCTGCGGGCTGTTCGGGTGCCCCTGCCGCGGGACGGGGTCCACGCACGCGAGCGCGTGA
- a CDS encoding class II fumarate hydratase produces MASEAPAAADFRIEHDTMGEVRVPAAAKYRAQTQRAVENFPISGTPLERAHIEALARIKKAAALANAELGVLERDLAQAVADAAEEVATGRWDAEFPVDIFQTGSGTSSNMNANEVIATLATERLGSPVHPNDHVNASQSSNDVFPTSVHVAATSAVVNELVPALRHLEAALRAKADLWADVVKSGRTHLMDATPVTLGQEFAGYAQQLTRGVERVEATVVRVAEVPLGGTATGTGINTPPGFPQRVIELLAADTGLPLTEAADHFEAQGARDALVELSGALKVVAVSLTKICNDLRWMGSGPRTGLGELRLPDLQPGSSIMPGKVNPVVPEATLMVCAQVVGNDATVAWAGASGSFELNVQIPVMARNVLESARLLGNAAKLLADRTVEGLEADVEACRRFAESSPSIVTPLNRVIGYEAAAKVAKHAVATGSTVREAVVSLGFVERGEVSEEQLDRALDVMSMTHP; encoded by the coding sequence ATGGCCAGTGAAGCCCCCGCAGCAGCAGACTTCCGCATCGAGCACGACACCATGGGGGAGGTCCGGGTCCCCGCCGCCGCGAAGTACCGCGCGCAGACGCAGCGGGCCGTGGAGAACTTCCCGATCTCCGGGACCCCGCTGGAGCGCGCCCACATCGAGGCCCTCGCCCGCATCAAGAAGGCCGCCGCCCTGGCCAACGCCGAGCTGGGCGTGCTGGAGCGCGACCTCGCCCAGGCCGTCGCCGACGCCGCCGAGGAGGTCGCCACGGGCCGCTGGGACGCCGAGTTCCCCGTCGACATCTTCCAGACCGGGTCGGGCACGAGCTCGAACATGAACGCCAACGAGGTCATCGCGACGCTGGCCACGGAGCGGCTCGGCTCCCCCGTCCACCCCAACGACCACGTCAACGCCTCGCAGTCCTCCAACGACGTCTTCCCGACGTCGGTGCACGTGGCCGCGACCAGCGCCGTCGTCAACGAGCTGGTCCCGGCGCTGAGGCACCTGGAGGCGGCGCTGCGCGCCAAGGCGGACCTGTGGGCCGACGTGGTGAAGTCGGGGCGCACCCACCTCATGGACGCCACCCCCGTGACCCTGGGCCAGGAGTTCGCCGGGTACGCCCAGCAGCTCACGCGCGGCGTCGAGCGCGTCGAGGCCACCGTCGTGCGCGTCGCGGAGGTGCCGCTGGGCGGGACCGCCACCGGCACGGGCATCAACACCCCGCCCGGCTTCCCCCAGCGCGTCATCGAGCTGCTGGCCGCCGACACGGGCCTGCCGCTGACCGAGGCCGCGGACCACTTCGAGGCGCAGGGCGCGCGCGACGCGCTCGTGGAGCTGTCCGGGGCGCTGAAGGTCGTGGCCGTCAGCCTCACCAAGATCTGCAACGACCTGCGCTGGATGGGCTCGGGCCCGCGCACCGGCCTGGGCGAGCTGCGCCTGCCCGACCTGCAACCCGGGTCCTCGATCATGCCGGGCAAGGTCAACCCGGTCGTGCCCGAGGCGACGCTCATGGTGTGCGCGCAGGTCGTCGGCAACGACGCCACCGTGGCCTGGGCCGGGGCCAGCGGCTCCTTCGAGCTGAACGTCCAGATCCCCGTCATGGCCCGCAACGTGCTGGAGTCGGCGCGCCTGCTGGGCAACGCCGCGAAGCTGCTGGCCGACCGCACGGTCGAGGGGCTGGAGGCCGACGTGGAGGCGTGCCGCCGGTTCGCCGAGTCCTCCCCCTCGATCGTGACCCCGCTGAACCGGGTCATCGGCTACGAGGCGGCCGCCAAGGTCGCCAAGCACGCCGTCGCGACGGGCTCGACGGTGCGCGAGGCCGTCGTGTCCCTCGGCTTCGTCGAGCGCGGCGAAGTCAGCGAGGAGCAGCTCGACCGGGCCCTCGACGTCATGTCCATGACCCACCCGTGA
- a CDS encoding extracellular solute-binding protein: MAGRWRTRLGILSAATVLAGGLTACGGSSTASGTPTLNWYVNPDNGGQQEIAEKCSAASGGAYAIDVSILPSDAAAQREQLMRRLAGNDTSIDLMSLDPVFVPETSEAGFLAPVPADLQQQWSEGVVDGAVQGATWKDELVAAPFWANTQLLWYRKSVAEAAGLDVTKPVTWEQLVEAAKSQGTAIGVQGQRAESMTVWVNAMIASAGGEVIENPDAKGPDIRLGLDSDAGRAAAQVMRDITAAGVGGPGIDNRDEAATANLFQQGGAAFMVNWPFVYAQGKSAAEEGTMDRAVFDDYGWSTYPAMSEGQEAKPPLGGIDIGVSAFSEHRDLAFQAVSCIVSAENQAAYMISDGNPAAAEAVYDDPQVQEAYPMYDTIRASLQAASPRPQTAYYNEVSQGIADQWQPVSSVGEQTPATSQEYIGDVLRGEKLL; this comes from the coding sequence GTGGCTGGCCGATGGCGAACCCGGCTGGGGATCCTGAGCGCAGCGACGGTGCTCGCCGGGGGTCTCACCGCCTGCGGGGGTTCGAGCACCGCGTCGGGGACCCCGACGCTCAACTGGTACGTGAACCCCGACAACGGGGGACAGCAGGAGATCGCCGAGAAGTGCAGCGCCGCCTCGGGCGGCGCGTACGCCATCGACGTCTCCATCCTGCCCAGCGACGCCGCTGCGCAGCGCGAGCAGCTGATGCGTCGGCTCGCGGGCAACGACACCTCGATCGACCTCATGAGCCTGGACCCGGTGTTCGTCCCCGAGACCTCCGAGGCCGGGTTCCTGGCCCCGGTCCCGGCCGACCTGCAGCAGCAGTGGTCCGAGGGCGTCGTCGACGGCGCCGTGCAGGGGGCCACCTGGAAGGACGAGCTCGTGGCGGCCCCGTTCTGGGCCAACACCCAGCTGCTCTGGTACCGCAAGTCGGTCGCCGAGGCGGCCGGGCTCGACGTCACGAAGCCCGTCACCTGGGAGCAGCTCGTCGAGGCCGCGAAGAGCCAGGGCACCGCGATCGGCGTCCAGGGCCAGCGGGCGGAGTCCATGACGGTCTGGGTCAACGCGATGATCGCCTCCGCCGGCGGTGAGGTCATCGAGAACCCCGACGCCAAGGGCCCCGACATCCGGCTCGGGCTCGACTCCGACGCCGGGCGGGCCGCGGCGCAGGTCATGCGGGACATCACCGCCGCCGGCGTCGGGGGCCCGGGCATCGACAACCGCGACGAGGCCGCGACCGCGAACCTGTTCCAGCAGGGCGGGGCCGCGTTCATGGTCAACTGGCCGTTCGTCTACGCCCAGGGCAAGTCCGCGGCCGAGGAGGGCACGATGGACCGGGCCGTCTTCGACGACTACGGCTGGTCGACCTACCCGGCGATGAGCGAGGGGCAGGAGGCCAAACCCCCGCTGGGCGGCATCGACATCGGGGTCAGCGCCTTCAGCGAGCACCGCGACCTGGCGTTCCAGGCCGTCTCGTGCATCGTCTCGGCGGAGAACCAGGCCGCCTACATGATCTCCGACGGCAACCCCGCCGCGGCCGAAGCGGTCTACGACGACCCGCAGGTCCAGGAGGCGTACCCCATGTACGACACCATCCGGGCCTCCCTGCAGGCCGCCTCGCCGCGGCCGCAGACGGCCTACTACAACGAGGTCAGCCAGGGCATCGCCGACCAGTGGCAGCCCGTCTCCAGCGTCGGCGAGCAGACGCCGGCCACGTCGCAGGAGTACATCGGCGACGTCCTGCGAGGGGAGAAGCTGTTGTGA
- a CDS encoding cation:proton antiporter: MFAQLLVVVFAALALTIVAARRGWQPPLLLAVAGAAVSFVPGVPDVELSPEAILSVVLPPLLFSTTQDFPLSGFARRWRSITNLGVLLVVVTTAVVGLVASLVVPWVTLSMALVLAAVVSPPDAVTAVAIGGRLGLPSRVLNTLKGESLVNDAAALTLFSVTIASATRDGGEGPLPANPVLFFLLTSAIGVAVGFALGHLAAAVRAKLTDASLMTAFAVLLPFAAYALAEVVEGSGVLAVVTAGFVLSRHSLSAAYATRLAEREVWNAVDVLLEAFVFAYLGLQFHSLLADAAAGGSRTWSLLGAGLVVLAAVVLVRVAWVLGGGVLMRDVLRGRLSPGGRHFTAAEDVVLAWTGMRGVVTLAAAAGIPEDFPHRADLQVLAFVVAVGTLLLQGATLPPLIRRLDLDTSAERAWRRAERRKAQDLSRASVFEVLRAAREEATDPAERHLVDALLERADRLSRVRLAEQEENEGTSPTALRGVQLRRRTLVAQRRALLAAEESGEVGEDAVREALEQLDLEEASLAHRGSPRL, translated from the coding sequence GTGTTCGCCCAGCTGCTCGTCGTCGTCTTCGCCGCCCTCGCCCTGACCATCGTCGCGGCCCGGCGGGGCTGGCAGCCGCCGCTGCTGCTGGCCGTCGCCGGGGCGGCCGTCTCCTTCGTCCCCGGCGTGCCCGACGTCGAGCTGTCCCCCGAGGCGATCCTGTCGGTCGTCCTGCCGCCCCTGCTGTTCTCCACGACGCAGGACTTCCCCCTCAGCGGGTTCGCGCGGCGCTGGCGCTCGATCACCAACCTCGGGGTGCTGCTGGTCGTCGTGACGACCGCCGTCGTGGGGCTGGTCGCGAGCCTGGTGGTCCCGTGGGTCACGCTGTCGATGGCGCTGGTCCTGGCCGCCGTCGTCTCACCGCCGGACGCGGTGACGGCCGTCGCGATCGGCGGCCGGCTCGGGTTGCCGTCGCGGGTGCTGAACACGCTCAAGGGCGAGAGCCTGGTCAACGACGCGGCGGCCCTGACGCTGTTCTCCGTGACGATCGCCTCGGCGACCCGCGACGGGGGCGAGGGGCCGCTGCCGGCGAACCCCGTCCTCTTCTTCCTGCTGACCTCGGCCATCGGGGTCGCGGTGGGCTTCGCCCTGGGCCACCTCGCCGCGGCGGTCCGCGCGAAGCTCACCGACGCCTCGCTGATGACCGCGTTCGCCGTGCTGCTGCCCTTCGCCGCGTACGCCCTGGCCGAGGTCGTGGAGGGGTCGGGGGTGCTCGCCGTCGTGACGGCCGGTTTCGTGCTGTCGCGGCACTCGCTGTCGGCGGCGTACGCGACGCGGCTGGCCGAGCGCGAGGTGTGGAACGCCGTCGACGTGCTGCTGGAGGCGTTCGTGTTCGCCTACCTGGGGTTGCAGTTCCACTCCCTGCTGGCCGACGCCGCGGCGGGCGGCTCGCGCACCTGGTCGCTGCTGGGCGCCGGCCTGGTCGTCCTGGCCGCCGTCGTGCTGGTGCGGGTCGCGTGGGTCCTCGGCGGCGGGGTGCTCATGCGGGACGTGCTGCGGGGCAGGCTGTCCCCGGGGGGCAGGCACTTCACGGCGGCCGAGGACGTCGTGCTGGCCTGGACCGGGATGCGGGGCGTCGTGACGCTCGCGGCGGCCGCCGGCATCCCCGAGGACTTCCCGCACCGCGCCGACCTGCAGGTGCTGGCGTTCGTCGTCGCGGTCGGCACCCTGCTGCTGCAGGGGGCGACCCTGCCGCCGCTGATCCGCCGGCTCGACCTGGACACGTCCGCCGAGCGCGCCTGGCGCCGGGCCGAGCGCCGCAAGGCGCAGGACCTGTCCCGGGCCAGCGTGTTCGAGGTCCTGCGCGCGGCCCGCGAGGAGGCCACCGACCCCGCGGAGCGCCACCTCGTCGACGCCCTGCTCGAACGCGCCGACCGGTTGTCGCGGGTCCGCCTGGCCGAGCAGGAGGAGAACGAGGGCACGTCCCCCACGGCGCTGCGGGGGGTCCAGCTGCGACGGCGCACGCTCGTCGCCCAGCGTCGGGCGCTGCTGGCCGCGGAGGAGTCCGGCGAGGTGGGCGAGGACGCGGTGCGCGAGGCGCTGGAGCAGCTGGACCTGGAGGAGGCGTCGCTGGCGCACCGGGGTTCGCCGCGCCTGTGA
- a CDS encoding carbohydrate ABC transporter permease: protein MSQQTQTRTAGDVSVSRPVRGRARGSDKARAEARLGWYLAGPAFVILVAVTGYPILQALYESLFSYRLTAPADRAFVGLKNYGVILTDSLWWSALLNTAMITVVTVAVELVIGFALAMVMHKVLGWLRPIVRTAILIPYAVITVVSAYAWQYAFGLTTGFMNAVLGLDDFDVFANKWSALAVICLSEIWKTTPFISLLLLAGLAQVPSDMTEAAKVDGATAWERLWRVTLPNMKASIMVALLFRALDAFRIFDNVYIMTNGAAGTETVSSLAYNQTISRLEIGLGSAVSVLLFVCVLAICFIAIKVFKVDLARARGEG from the coding sequence GTGAGCCAGCAGACGCAGACCCGCACGGCGGGGGACGTGTCGGTCTCCCGCCCGGTGCGCGGACGGGCCCGGGGCTCGGACAAGGCCCGGGCCGAGGCCCGCCTCGGCTGGTACTTGGCCGGGCCCGCGTTCGTCATCCTCGTGGCCGTCACGGGATACCCCATCCTGCAGGCCCTCTACGAGTCGCTGTTCAGCTACCGGCTCACCGCGCCGGCCGACCGCGCGTTCGTGGGCCTGAAGAACTACGGCGTGATCCTCACCGACAGCCTGTGGTGGAGCGCCCTGCTCAACACCGCGATGATCACCGTGGTGACCGTCGCGGTGGAGCTGGTCATCGGCTTCGCGCTGGCCATGGTGATGCACAAGGTCCTGGGGTGGCTGCGGCCGATCGTGCGCACCGCCATCCTCATCCCCTACGCGGTCATCACCGTCGTCTCGGCCTACGCCTGGCAGTACGCGTTCGGCCTGACGACGGGTTTCATGAACGCGGTCCTCGGCCTGGACGACTTCGACGTCTTCGCGAACAAGTGGAGCGCGCTCGCGGTCATCTGCCTGTCCGAGATCTGGAAGACGACGCCGTTCATCTCCCTGCTGCTGCTCGCGGGTCTGGCGCAGGTCCCCTCGGACATGACCGAGGCGGCCAAGGTCGACGGCGCGACGGCGTGGGAGCGGCTGTGGCGGGTGACGCTGCCGAACATGAAGGCCTCCATCATGGTGGCCCTGCTGTTCCGCGCGCTCGACGCGTTCCGCATCTTCGACAACGTCTACATCATGACCAACGGGGCCGCCGGGACCGAGACGGTCTCCTCGCTGGCCTACAACCAGACCATCTCCCGGCTGGAGATCGGGCTGGGGTCGGCGGTGTCGGTGCTGCTGTTCGTGTGCGTCCTGGCGATCTGCTTCATCGCCATCAAGGTGTTCAAGGTCGACCTGGCCCGGGCGAGAGGTGAAGGCTGA
- a CDS encoding PhoH family protein: protein MVTTSSPAAPNTPARRTFVLDTSVLLSDPGALFRFDEHDVVLPLVVVSELEGKRHHPELGYFARESLRRLDDLRVEFGRLDQPMPVGELGGTLRVELNHSEVSTLPSALRNGPLATAGDTRILAVARNLADEGHDVTVVSKDVPLRVKASAVGLAADEYRAELAPDSGWTGVVELDASAEDVATLYDDGTLDTPDIRELPANTGVVLSSPRGHALGRVTADKHLRVIKGDREAFGVRGRSAEQRIALDALLDSTVSIVSLGGRAGTGKSALALAAGLEAVMERREHRKVVVFRPLYAVGGQDLGYLPGTEAEKMGPWGQAVFDTLEAVVDPRVVEEVFARGMLEVLPLTHIRGRSLHDSFVVVDEAQSLERNVLLTVLSRIGQNSKVVLTHDVAQRDNLRVGRHDGVAAVVEALKGHPLFAHVTLTRSERSPVAALVTELLADFGA from the coding sequence GTGGTCACCACCTCCAGCCCCGCTGCGCCGAACACCCCCGCCCGCCGGACCTTCGTCCTGGACACCTCCGTCCTGCTGTCCGATCCCGGTGCCCTCTTCCGCTTCGACGAGCACGACGTCGTCCTGCCGCTGGTCGTCGTCAGCGAGCTGGAGGGCAAGCGCCACCACCCCGAGCTGGGCTACTTCGCCCGCGAGTCCCTGCGCCGCCTCGACGACCTGCGCGTCGAGTTCGGCCGCCTCGACCAGCCGATGCCGGTGGGGGAGCTGGGCGGGACGCTGCGGGTGGAGCTGAACCACTCCGAGGTCTCCACGCTGCCGTCGGCGCTGCGCAACGGCCCGCTGGCCACGGCCGGGGACACCCGGATCCTGGCCGTGGCCCGCAACCTGGCCGACGAGGGCCACGACGTGACCGTCGTCTCCAAGGACGTGCCGCTGCGCGTCAAGGCGTCCGCGGTCGGGCTCGCCGCCGACGAGTACCGCGCCGAGCTGGCCCCCGACTCCGGCTGGACGGGGGTCGTGGAGCTCGACGCCAGCGCCGAGGACGTCGCGACCCTCTACGACGACGGGACGCTGGACACCCCCGACATCCGGGAGCTGCCCGCCAACACCGGTGTCGTCCTGTCCTCCCCGCGCGGGCACGCCCTGGGCCGGGTCACCGCCGACAAGCACCTGCGCGTGATCAAGGGTGACCGGGAGGCGTTCGGCGTCCGGGGCCGCTCGGCCGAGCAGCGCATCGCCCTCGACGCCCTGCTGGACTCCACCGTCAGCATCGTCTCCCTCGGCGGCCGGGCCGGGACGGGCAAGTCGGCGCTCGCGCTCGCGGCGGGCCTGGAGGCCGTCATGGAGCGCCGCGAGCACCGCAAGGTCGTCGTCTTCCGGCCGTTGTACGCCGTCGGCGGGCAGGACCTGGGGTACCTGCCGGGCACGGAGGCCGAGAAGATGGGGCCCTGGGGGCAGGCCGTCTTCGACACCCTCGAGGCCGTCGTGGACCCGCGCGTGGTCGAGGAGGTCTTCGCCCGCGGGATGCTGGAGGTCCTGCCGCTGACCCACATCCGGGGCCGGTCCCTGCACGACTCCTTCGTGGTCGTCGACGAGGCGCAGTCCCTGGAGCGCAACGTCCTGCTGACGGTGCTGTCGCGCATCGGGCAGAACTCCAAGGTCGTGCTGACCCACGACGTGGCCCAGCGCGACAACCTGCGCGTGGGCCGGCACGACGGCGTCGCGGCCGTCGTGGAGGCGCTCAAGGGCCACCCGCTGTTCGCGCACGTGACCCTCACGCGGTCCGAGCGCTCGCCCGTGGCGGCGCTGGTGACGGAGCTGCTGGCCGACTTCGGGGCCTGA
- a CDS encoding isoprenyl transferase, which translates to MGLRDLLYGAYGRRLERSLDPAVLPRHVGIILDGNRRWAKAFGAPSSHGHRAGADKVVEVMGWCADEGIEIVTLYLLSTDNLNRSADELEPLIRIVEDAVARVAATGHWKVHPVGALDLLPEPSAARLRELADRTAGITSGVVNVAIGYGGRQEIAAAVRSLLREHAAKGTPMEALAEVLDVEHIADHLYTKGQPDPDLVIRTSGEQRLSGFLLWQSAHSEFFFTEVLWPDFRKVDFLRALRSYAARERRFGA; encoded by the coding sequence ATGGGCCTCCGCGATCTCCTCTACGGCGCGTACGGGCGGCGGCTGGAACGGTCGCTGGACCCGGCCGTGCTGCCCCGCCACGTCGGCATCATCCTCGACGGCAACCGGCGCTGGGCCAAGGCCTTCGGGGCGCCCAGCTCCCATGGGCACCGCGCCGGCGCCGACAAGGTCGTCGAGGTCATGGGCTGGTGCGCCGACGAGGGCATCGAGATCGTGACCCTCTACCTGCTGTCCACCGACAACCTCAACCGGTCCGCCGACGAGCTGGAGCCCCTCATCCGGATCGTCGAGGACGCCGTGGCCCGGGTCGCGGCCACCGGGCACTGGAAGGTCCACCCCGTCGGGGCCCTGGACCTGCTGCCCGAGCCCAGCGCCGCGCGGCTGCGCGAGCTCGCCGACCGGACCGCCGGGATCACCTCCGGCGTCGTCAACGTCGCCATCGGCTACGGCGGCCGCCAGGAGATCGCCGCGGCCGTCCGCTCGCTGCTGCGCGAGCACGCCGCCAAGGGCACCCCCATGGAGGCCCTGGCCGAGGTCCTCGACGTCGAGCACATCGCCGACCACCTCTACACCAAGGGCCAGCCCGACCCCGACCTCGTCATCCGCACGTCGGGGGAGCAGCGGCTGTCCGGGTTCCTGCTGTGGCAGAGCGCGCACTCGGAGTTCTTCTTCACCGAGGTGCTCTGGCCGGACTTCCGCAAGGTGGACTTCCTGCGCGCGCTGCGGTCGTACGCGGCGCGGGAGCGGCGCTTCGGCGCCTGA
- the rpsD gene encoding 30S ribosomal protein S4, with translation MNNARPKVRISRALGVALTPKAARFMDRRPYPPGMHGRKQKKASDYATQLREKQRLRYQYDVSETQLRRAYDLAKRKPGKTGQNLVQLLETRLDAVVWRAGFARTIYQARQMVVHRHIVVDGRRVDRPSFRVVPGQTVEVAPRSKAKTPFIVAAEGGWSDNEIPGWLSVERQDLTAKVNALPVREQIPVTCDEQLVVEYYSR, from the coding sequence ATGAACAACGCACGTCCCAAGGTGCGCATCAGCCGCGCGCTCGGGGTGGCCCTCACGCCGAAGGCCGCCCGCTTCATGGACCGTCGCCCGTACCCCCCGGGCATGCACGGCCGCAAGCAGAAGAAGGCGTCGGACTACGCGACGCAGCTGCGTGAGAAGCAGCGTCTGCGCTACCAGTACGACGTGAGCGAGACGCAGCTGCGTCGCGCCTACGACCTCGCCAAGCGCAAGCCCGGCAAGACCGGTCAGAACCTGGTGCAGCTGCTCGAGACCCGTCTGGACGCCGTCGTCTGGCGTGCCGGCTTCGCCCGCACCATCTACCAGGCTCGCCAGATGGTCGTGCACCGCCACATCGTCGTCGACGGCCGTCGTGTCGACCGTCCCTCCTTCCGCGTCGTCCCCGGCCAGACCGTCGAGGTCGCGCCGCGGTCGAAGGCCAAGACGCCGTTCATCGTCGCGGCCGAGGGCGGCTGGAGCGACAACGAGATCCCCGGCTGGCTGTCCGTGGAGCGCCAGGACCTCACCGCCAAGGTGAACGCCCTGCCGGTCCGCGAGCAGATCCCGGTGACCTGCGACGAGCAGCTCGTCGTCGAGTACTACTCGCGCTGA